The DNA sequence ACTTTTTAAAGAAAATCAAAAAATTCATATTTTAAACTTAGATGATAAAAAAATTGAAGAATTTTTGAAGCCAAGAGCAGAGTCAAAATATGGATTTAGTCTAAGAAATAATCTTCCAGAGATGAAAAATATAAAAATTATTCATCCAAGTGATATTGAAGAGGAAATAGACGAGATAGAATTTAAAGTGAAAGATATCGAATTTGAATTGGATCTTCTTGGTAAATTTAATATTCAAAATGCGCTTGCCGCAATTTCTGTAGCCTTATCTCAGGGAATTTCTTTGGAAGTTTGCAAAAAAGCGCTCAAGAAAGTTAAAGGAATTCCTGGAAGAATGGAAACGGTGATAAAAGATCCTTTTAAAGTTATTGTTGATTATGCTCATACACCAGATAGTCTTGAGGCGGTTTATAAAGCAAATTCTAAATTTAAGAAAGAGAATTCAAAAATGGTTTGCGTTTTGGGTGCTGCTGGAGGCGGGAGAGATACATGGAAAAGGCCAAAATTAGGTAAAATCGCAGGAAAATATTGTGATGAAATTATAGTTACAAATGAAGATCCTTATAATGAAGAGCCGATGAAGATTATTAAAGAAATTTCTGGTGGAGTAGAGGGGAAGAAAGTAAATAAGATTTTAGACAGGAGAGAGGGTATAAAAAAAGCCTTAAAATTAGCGAAAGAAAAAGATATTGTAATTATTACAGGGAAGGGTTGTGAGCCCTGGATGTGCGTTGCTGGTGGTAAAAAAATTCCCTGGGACGATAGAAAAATCGCAAAAGAGGAATTTAAAAAGATATAAAGCATGCGGAAAAACATTTTAAGTTTATTAGATCAAATTAGAGCTATTGCTGCAGAAGGAT is a window from the Candidatus Paceibacterota bacterium genome containing:
- a CDS encoding UDP-N-acetylmuramoyl-L-alanyl-D-glutamate--2,6-diaminopimelate ligase: MNFFPRLYQKILSPYHYFWAFISALFLGFPGKRIKVIGVTGTKGKSTVVELTNKILEEAGFKTAFLSSISIKIGENLKTNYFKMTMPGRWHVQKFLKNAKRAKCEYVVLEITSEGILQHRQKFIDFEAVVFTGISPEHIERHGSFEKYKAAKMKLFKENQKIHILNLDDKKIEEFLKPRAESKYGFSLRNNLPEMKNIKIIHPSDIEEEIDEIEFKVKDIEFELDLLGKFNIQNALAAISVALSQGISLEVCKKALKKVKGIPGRMETVIKDPFKVIVDYAHTPDSLEAVYKANSKFKKENSKMVCVLGAAGGGRDTWKRPKLGKIAGKYCDEIIVTNEDPYNEEPMKIIKEISGGVEGKKVNKILDRREGIKKALKLAKEKDIVIITGKGCEPWMCVAGGKKIPWDDRKIAKEEFKKI